A window of Terriglobia bacterium contains these coding sequences:
- a CDS encoding deoxyribonuclease IV, whose amino-acid sequence MPRSMAQEHRDILKQPPPRTPPWRTSRRIGIHTSTAGGAANAAERAYRLGCSAFQIFSSSPRQWAPYQLSSSQCEAMNRLRAKYDLKPLVIHANYLVNLAGGNAEFQRKSIESFRGEIERALALRADYLVLHPGSFRGMSREEGLAKVAASLIEATEGYDLRRGGLTILLENTAGAEFSLGGSFEQVAALVGVLRDYVPIAACIDTCHTHAAGYDIVSEKGYEQTLTHLDTTVGLKNVPVWHCNDAKAARGSRLDRHQHIGQGTIGLDMFRRLLNDPRLAGCAFIAETPIDEPGDDMRNVETLKSLVNPVRKRRHG is encoded by the coding sequence ATGCCCCGCTCGATGGCGCAGGAACACCGCGACATTCTCAAGCAGCCTCCGCCCCGGACGCCGCCGTGGCGCACGTCGCGGCGCATCGGAATTCATACTTCGACCGCCGGTGGCGCGGCGAACGCTGCCGAGCGCGCCTACCGCCTCGGGTGCAGCGCGTTCCAGATCTTTTCTTCCAGTCCGCGGCAGTGGGCGCCCTACCAGCTCAGCAGCTCACAATGCGAGGCGATGAATCGCCTGCGCGCCAAGTACGACCTGAAGCCGCTCGTCATCCACGCCAATTACTTGGTGAACCTGGCTGGCGGGAACGCGGAGTTTCAACGCAAATCGATTGAGTCATTCCGCGGCGAGATCGAGCGCGCGCTCGCCCTGCGCGCCGATTACCTGGTGCTGCATCCGGGCTCGTTTCGTGGAATGAGCCGGGAAGAGGGGCTGGCAAAGGTGGCCGCATCCCTTATCGAGGCGACCGAGGGCTACGATCTGCGCCGCGGCGGCCTGACCATTCTGCTGGAGAACACGGCCGGCGCGGAATTCTCGTTGGGCGGCAGCTTCGAGCAGGTGGCGGCGCTGGTCGGCGTGCTGCGGGATTATGTACCCATCGCCGCCTGCATTGATACCTGCCATACGCACGCCGCGGGGTATGACATCGTCAGCGAAAAGGGGTACGAGCAAACGCTCACGCACCTCGACACGACCGTCGGCCTGAAGAATGTTCCGGTGTGGCATTGCAACGACGCCAAGGCGGCTCGCGGCTCGCGCCTCGACCGCCACCAGCACATTGGGCAGGGGACAATCGGGCTGGATATGTTTCGGCGGCTGCTCAACGATCCGCGGTTAGCCGGATGCGCGTTCATTGCGGAGACACCGATTGATGAGCCGGGGGATGACATGAGGAATGTGGAGACGCTGAAGTCGCTGGTGAACCCGGTGAGAAAGCGAAGACACGGTTAA